The genomic stretch CGCGAACACCAACACGTCCGTCGGCCGCGCGACGCCGTCCGCCCCGACCGTCTCGTGGGGACGGACCTCGACCAGCGCGCCATCCACGACAGTCACGTTGGGCTGCATGAGCGCCGGGTAGTACGCGTCCGAAAGGAGGACCCGTTTGCAGCCGATCCGGTAGTCCGGCGTCAGCACGCGGCGCAGCGCGGGGTCCGGGACCTGCCGCTTCAGGTGCGGGCGCGCGAGGAGTCGCTCCGCGGCCCGCCCGATCCACGCGTGGCGAAAGGCGAGCCCGTTCGTCTCGTGGTACTGAAAGAGCGTCTGCCGCAGCTTCCGCTGCACGGCCGGCTGCTCGCGGAAGCGCCGCCGCGTGGCCTCCTTGATGGGCGCGTCGCGACGCGGGATCACCCACGGCGCCGTCCGCTGGTACACCGTCAGCGCGCCCGCCACCTTCTGAAGCTCCGGCACCACCTGGATCGCCGACGCCCCGGTCCCGACCACCGCGACGGCCTTCCCGTCCAGGTCCACCGTGTCGTCCCAGCGCGCGGTGTGCATCACCTCGCCCGCGAACGTGTCCAGGCCGGGGATGGCGGGCAGGCGCGGCTCGGCGAGGGCGCCCGGCGCCGCCACCAGCACGTCCGCCGTCACGTCGCCGCCCGTCGTCGCGATGCGCCAGCGCGCCGCCGTCTCGTCCCACGCCGCCTCGGTGACCTCGTGGCCGAACCGGATGCGCGGCGTCACGCCGAACCGCCCGGCCACCTCCTCGAGGTACGCCCGGATCTCGGGCTGGCGCGCGTAGCGGAAGGACCAGTCGGGGTTCGGCGCGAACGAGAACGCGTAGAGGTGCGCCTGCACGTCGCACGCGGCGCCCGGGTACGTGTTGTCGCGCCAGACGCCGCCGACAGAGTCCGCCCGCTCGAACAGGACCACGTCGTCCACGCCGTCCTCCAGCAGCTTCACCGCCGCCCCGATCCCCCCGAAGCCGGTGCCGACGATAGCGACGTGGTGGTGCGGGACGGCAGGCATGGACGAGCGGGGAGACAGGGCCGCCGTCAACCCGCCGCCGCCGCCGAGGGTCCGCCGACTCGTCCACCCAGACGTGGCGGCCCGCTCCTCGATCCTCCGTAGGGGCACACCGGCGGTGTGCCCCTACCGGCGAGATGACGCTCGCCTGACTCCGCAGTCCCGTCCACCTCGGCCCCGAGGCGGACCGCCCCCCAATTGTGAAGGCAATCCGACGCGGCATCGGAGACCTCCGAGACGGCATCAGAACCTTCCGAGACGGCATCAGAACCTTCCGACACGGCACTAGAACCCTCCGAAACGGCATCCGAGCCCTCCGATCTGGCCAAAGAGGTCTCAGACTTGACCCAGGAAGCCTCCGACCCGGCCCCAGACGAGTCGGACGTGACTCAAGAACCCTCCGACCCGGTTCCAGACCCCTCCGACCGCCTTCCAGCCCACCTCGACCCCGAGGCGGGCACCCTCGACCCGCCGACGAACCCCGAACCCTGAACCCCGAACCCGCTCAGCGCTGGTGCATCTCCATCTTCTTCCGCACCGCGTTCACCATCTCCCGGAACTGCGGGTCCGTGTCCACCTGGTCCTCCACGCTCCGCACCGCGTGGATCACCGTCGAGTGGTCGCGCCCGCCGAAGTGCAGCCCGATCGTCTTGAGGCTGTGGTTCGTGATCTCCTTCGAGAAGAACATCGCCACCTGCCGGGCCTGCACCACCTCCCGCTTGCGCGTCCGCGCCCGCACGAGGTCCTCCGGGATGCCCAGGTACTCGCACACCACCGCCTGGATCACCTCGATCGTCAGCTGCGGGCGCGCCTCCTTGATGAGGTCCTTCAGCACGTCCCGCGCCAGCTCCTGGTCGATCTCGCGCCCCGTCAGAGCCGCGTGCGCCTGCAACCGGATCAGCGCCCCCTCCAGCTCCCGGATGTTGCTCTTGACGTGCGTCGCGATGTACTCGATCACCTCCGGCAGCACCTTCGTGCCGTCGTCCTTTGCCCGGCGGTTCAGGATCGCGATGCGCGTCTCGAAGTCCGGCGGCTGCACGTCCGCCGCCAGCCCCCACTGGAAGCGGCTCAGCAGCCGCTCCTCGATGCCCACGATGTCCTTCGGCGGACGGTCCGCCGAGAGCACGAGTTGCTTGCCCTGCTGGTGCAGCTCGTTGAAGATGTGGAAGAACTCCTCCTGCGTCTTCTCCTTGCCGCCGAAGAACTGGACATCGTCGATGATCAGGATGTCCACCCCCCGATAGAACTGCGAGAACTCCCCGATCCGGTTCGACTGGATCGACTGCACGAACTCCGCCGTGAACATCTCCGACGAGACGTAGCGGACCGTCTTCGCGTGGTTGTTCGCCAGCGCGTAGTTGCCGATCGCCTGGATCAGGTGCGTCTTGCCCAGCCCCACGCCCCCGTAAATCAGGAACGGGTTAAAGCTGGTGCCGCCCGGGTCCTGCGCGATCGCCCAGCTCGCCGAGCGCGCCAGCCGGTTGCAGTCGCCCTCGATGAAGCTCTCGAACGTGTACGACGTGTTGAGGTGCGGGTCCACCTCGATCGGCTTGACGCCCGGCAGCGCGAACGGGTGCGCCGACGGCGCCCGGCGCCGCTCCGGCGACCGGTCGAACCCGCGCGTGCGGTCGACCGACCGGCCAGCGTCGGACGGGACGTCGGCAGCCGTGCGCGGCGGGGTGACCCCCTCGGGCAGCTCCACGCGCGGCGGACGCTCGGCAGGCGGCACGTTGGCCGGCTGCCTCGCCGGAAGCTCCATCGACGCCCCCCGCCGCCCGCCCGAGGTGGGCTCGTCGCGCTCGATCACGATGTCGTAGTAGAGGCGCCCGCCCGGCCCCAGCACCTTCGTGATCGTCTTGCGCAGCAGCGCGAAGTAGTGCTCCTCCAGCCACTCGTAGTAGAACCGGCTCGGCAGCTGGACGGTCAGCTTGAGCGCGCCGTCCTCCTCCTCCAGCCCGACCGCGCGGAGCGGCTCGAACCACGTCCGGAAGCTCTGCCGGCTGATGTTGTCCCGGATGATCCCGAGGCACTCGTCCCAGACGTCGTCACGCGATCGGTCCATGGGGGAGTGACGGGCAGGGATGTGGGTGGGAGGGCCTGGAATATCGGGACTGCCGCCGCAAAAGGAAGCCCGCCCGACAACCTCCACAGAGAGTTGTCCACAACCCGCCGAGCGGCCGATGCGCCATACGCGCCAGGATCGCAGGTTCCAGAATGAGGTTGTCCA from Rubrivirga sp. SAORIC476 encodes the following:
- the dnaA gene encoding chromosomal replication initiator protein DnaA, which encodes MDRSRDDVWDECLGIIRDNISRQSFRTWFEPLRAVGLEEEDGALKLTVQLPSRFYYEWLEEHYFALLRKTITKVLGPGGRLYYDIVIERDEPTSGGRRGASMELPARQPANVPPAERPPRVELPEGVTPPRTAADVPSDAGRSVDRTRGFDRSPERRRAPSAHPFALPGVKPIEVDPHLNTSYTFESFIEGDCNRLARSASWAIAQDPGGTSFNPFLIYGGVGLGKTHLIQAIGNYALANNHAKTVRYVSSEMFTAEFVQSIQSNRIGEFSQFYRGVDILIIDDVQFFGGKEKTQEEFFHIFNELHQQGKQLVLSADRPPKDIVGIEERLLSRFQWGLAADVQPPDFETRIAILNRRAKDDGTKVLPEVIEYIATHVKSNIRELEGALIRLQAHAALTGREIDQELARDVLKDLIKEARPQLTIEVIQAVVCEYLGIPEDLVRARTRKREVVQARQVAMFFSKEITNHSLKTIGLHFGGRDHSTVIHAVRSVEDQVDTDPQFREMVNAVRKKMEMHQR